Genomic segment of Zingiber officinale cultivar Zhangliang chromosome 11B, Zo_v1.1, whole genome shotgun sequence:
TTAATTATTTAtgtggaaaaaaaaatattaaaaaacaaTAAGACGATCTTAAACCTACGCTAATACTCCTACGCCGATCTCCATTCTCCCTTCTCATCCTCGACTCGCGCATGAGGCGCGCCTCGGCCTCCAGTCGCGCGCTCTCCCACTGCGCTATGTGGCTGAGGTTTGCGGCACTCCGGGAGGGTCCGGCGTCGGCGGCGGAGCCGAGGGCGTCGCTCTTCGCCTTGTGCGTGCATGGGTCGATGCCCATCTTCGCCAGCCGCTTCTTCAGGTGCGTGTTCCAGTAGTTCTTGATCTCATTGTCCGTTCTCTTTGGCAAGTGCGTCGCGATCGCAGACCACCTGAAACGAAGAAGCCTCCAAAccatcaacaacatcatgctCACGCAAAGAAAAACAATGCATCATTCGAGGAGCAGATTGAACCTGTTCCCGAGCAGGGCATGTAGTTGGACGATGGTCTGCTCCTCCTGCGAACTAAACTCCCCTCTGTTGATGTCCGACCTCAGGTAGTTGGTCCACCTCAACTTGCAACTCTTCCCACACCGCTGCAGCCCTGCAAAAGCACCACCACAATTCACACTTCATCGTCCTTTTTACCGTTCTCAAGCGCAATTCAGGTAGCGGCGGCAGAGGAAGCTCACCGACTTTCGCCGGCAAAGCTCTCCAACTCCCATGGTCGTGCTTCTCGACGTAGGCCAGCATCTTCTGGACGTAGTGGGAGAGCGCACGACTGGAGGAAGACCAACTGCATGCCTCGTGCGCGAGTGAGGATGAGAAGGGAGAATGGAGATCGGCGTAGGAAGACCAACTGCATGCCTCGTTTCAGGTGGTCTGCGATCGCGACGCACTTGCCGAAGAGAACGGACAATGAGATCAAGAACTAAGGGAACACGCACCTGAAGAAGCGGCTGGCGAAGATGGGCATCGACCCATGCACGCACAAGGCGAAGAGCGACGCCCTCGGCACCGCCGCCGACGCCGGACCCTCCCGGAGTGCCGCCAACCTCAGCCACATGGCGCAGTGGGAGAGCGCGCGACTAGAGGCCGAGGCGCGCCTCATGCGCGAGTCGAGGATGAGAAGGGAGAATGGAGATCGACGTAGGAGTATTAGCGTAGGCTTAAGATCGTCTTATtgttctttaatatttttttttccacaTAAGTAATTAATGACTGTCAACTTAGGGATTACcggttaaaaattttaattttaggaaaaaggattaaaattgaaaaatttacTAAGTTACGGGACTAAAAGTGTAAATTAACTTTTAACAGGATGAAAATTGGAAAACAGATAAGTTACAGTaccaaaattataattttctcttttaaattttcgttttaaaatattttgggaTTCTGTTTGAGGTGACGAAAGCTAGGGATATGACGTTCCGATCGATTACGTGTTGATTCTTCGTGACACTGTAATCACAGCTGCGTCAGTaccgagctagggaaggggtccccgccGATAGCGATCTGACGTTCAAATTAGTCATCGGCGATGTGTGGAAGCGAAGCAAAGTAGAGAACAATAGCAGCAATAGTAGATTATCACACACCTCGGCTGaagcttggacccccctttatataggctcCTGTAGCGCGCGTGCACATTTCCCAATGCGTGCAAGTTGCTCGAAGTTTTCCTTAAAAAGAtgtatcagtaaagtgtccctgacacaataccttaacgagtcgagcatatctttgaagtgacaatggaagcttctctcgtacgatcttctgtctgaacCAGCCGCCGACCACGCCGCCTGTCAGCGGCGCATGCTCCCAAAAAGATAATATCCAACTAGTAGTATCTTTTACTAGGGGCGAGCGTGCAAGCCGATCGGCCAGTAGTATAGGGGcgtttgaccaccttgactttgacctccaccctggCACTAACCTCCACCGTGGCAGTGGGGTGGGGCCTTCCCCTCTTATCAtcgcatcacaagtctccccttcaagtctagtcgaaggaggttgtagtccaactgactggaccaGTGTGCGCCGATTTCTTCCCGATCGACCTTCATCCTTGTATAGACTCCGGTCAGGATGTACCTGATCCTAGCCAATCGGCCTTCTGAAAGTAGCCACTCGGTCAAGCACGCTCCTTTGCTCCAATTGGGGAAACAAAGGCTTACACTTAGAAGACTTCTTCCTCCGTTTATCCTAGGCGAACGCAGATGGGACTGACGTCACCTTGATTTCTCGGGAAGCATGCAAATCCTTTTTCATTAAGGTAGAGCGAGTTCCCATGCCGCTTTTAATTGCCGACCAGTGATAGCGCATCACTTGTCATGCCCACAGCCGTCGCACGCCTGACGTGACAGGCATTGATGACGAAGTTTgacggtttgaattcaacggtaAGATCATTGCCTAGGTTTTCATGACCTAGATCGGGCGGCTCCGGTCGGCCGAGCCCGGGGTATATGAGCTCGCCGCCTCACCGCCTTCTTCACCTTTGTGCTCTTACGTTTGTGTTCTCCAGTGATTTTGTGTGTGTTCTCCGGCGATCTTCTGCGCGTTGTTGGCCACTTCTCCTTTTCTGCTCCGACGATCCTCGTCCCGTAAGCTTCTTGCTCTTATTCGCTTTCGGTCTTTGGCCTCTCATTGTTCTTGGTGTCTTTCCAGTGATCTTTTTGCTTCTTCATTCACATTTCCTCCGCTGTTTTTGCTTTCTATCGCACTGGCGATCTCTTCTCAGCCGTTGGACCCCTCTCTTGGActctggtacaccaccatggagaccaAGTTCGATTCGGGTGACGCTGAGAGCCTCAAGAATGCTTTTGAGATTCTCGTTGATCATGAGATCATTTTGGCTTCTGCATCCGATCGGCCAAATGAACCGCCCACCAACACCATCTGTCTATTCAGGGACCAATTTGTGGCCGGTCTTTGCTTCCCTATCCATCCCTTCATCATTGAAGTCTATAATTATTTCTGTGTTCCCCTTTCACAACTTGTACTGAATTCCTTTCGCCTTCTGTGCGGCGTCATCGTGTTGTTCCGACTGCACGACATCCCTCTGACTCCTCGAgctttccactacttctattaccccaaacAGTTCGAACTGGGTACCTTTTTGTTTCAGTCTCAGATCGGGCTGGTGTTTTTTTAACAAAATGtcgacttccaataaacattggaaggaatatttcttttttgtaCGCCTCCCCGAATGACCGAGCTTTCGGACCCGCTGGCAGGTCGGCCTACCACCTTAACCCAACCTGAAGAAATACAAAAGCCGCTCGGACTACCTTCATGTCGCATCCATGCTGGCCGGCCAGAAGTacgacatccacaagttgctgcttGAGGGTGTACTGTATATCTTTGGCATGAGTATGATCCGCATTGGGTTCCCGACCAACTTAGGTAAGAGGTTTCATGTACGTTTTTCCTTTGATTCTGTCTGATTTTTCTGCTTcttttgcagctgaagtcatgctgCGTGCTCGGATGTCCGACCTTGCGAAACTTCAGAACGCCAAGATCGAGGTGGTTGCTATTGAGGAATTGGCGAACCGCGGCCTACAGCTGATCGACTCTCAAGATCAGAGCGCAGCGACTCCCGCCCTAGCTAGTGGAGGGGCAGCTAGCCGAGCCCCCAGTGTTGAGGTTGCGGGCGGCTCGAAGCAACCAGCAGGGCAAGTGCCTATCGTTCGATCGGAGAGTTCATGCTCCTCTAGCGAGCCATTATTAAGGCGTAAGAGGCGCCGAACAGAGTCTTCGTGCTCTGCTGCTTCGGCGATGGGATCTGTCGAAAGGGTCGAGGTCGGCACCTCGAATCCCTCCGTAATTCCTGAGACCACGCCAGAGATATCCTTCGACCGGACTCCTTCGATGGTCAAGCTATCGCAGGAGCTTATCGCTGCAGAGCCCCTGGCTTCCATACCGCCATCGCAGCCATCGAGGGTTCGACGATCGGTCATCCTCCCGGCATTTGCGTCCCGGTCGGTCGCTCTAAAAGCCTCAACCCACTCGCCCCTGAGCGACCGACAATCAATCACGGCAATTCTCCATCTACCAACGGAGGAGTACAGCGAGCCGATCGCTCGGTCGCTCACTCCTGAGCATCAAGTCATCATACGGGGGCCGCTCGCCCAAGTCTAGGAAGAAGCCCAAGCTCGAGCGACGGTGATGCCCCTGGGCGCGCTTACCAACAGTCATACCCAAATGACAAGTGGGGTAAGCTCCTTGTAATTACCTTTCCTCCGATCGACTCTAATCCTTTTACCTGTTTGTAGCATTGGGTAGAGAGTCTGGACATGTGCCTTAGGCTAGCTCATATGGAGGATGAGTTTAGGAAGCTCCAAGTTTCAGGAAGCCAACCCGCAACCGATCCGAAGGAGATGGCCAAGCTGAAGGCCGACCTGGAGAAGGTGACCAAGCTCCTTGGTGCCGAATGGGCTAAAACCTCCGGCCAGGAGGAGATGCTAGGCCGACTCAAGAAGCAGGTCAGCACTTTTGACAAGAAGATCGAGTCGGCCACTGCTAGGAAGAACTGGGCCATCGAGGACTtggagctgaagaacaaggaggctcgAGATCTAGCCAGCAAGCTCAAAGAGGCTAAAGATTTTATGGTGACCGAGCGAGTGAGCCGGTCAGCGCGGGAAAA
This window contains:
- the LOC122034052 gene encoding transcription factor MYB106-like, yielding MLAYVEKHDHGSWRALPAKVGLQRCGKSCKLRWTNYLRSDINRGEFSSQEEQTIVQLHALLGNRWSAIATHLPKRTDNEIKNYWNTHLKKRLAKMGIDPCTHKAKSDALGSAADAGPSRSAANLSHIAQWESARLEAEARLMRESRMRRENGDRRRSISDEN